One region of Fibrobacter sp. genomic DNA includes:
- a CDS encoding fibrobacter succinogenes major paralogous domain-containing protein, whose amino-acid sequence MNGKIFGNSLVKFGFVAFALALGLVACGDGGSTNGPSNNHEGANVSSVESEENLPSCTESREGFVNFINGTKEGFVCKNRRWDHYDMIADVEENLPGCTGSREGLSAYLYEEDRELNCVEGSWDVVGEVASSSSSVTPGTDPGSSSSVASSSSMKAVWAYLNPKIDYGEFTDERDGQVYKTVTIGTQTWMAENLNYRYVGVKYDYDGYTSDSTSWCYDDKASNCDKYGRLYTWSAVMDSAAQFSVNAGTKCGYGKTCTPNSPHRGICPEGWHVPTNEGYSSLLTYIYIDGSSFPGSLRSMNGWGGSENGTDMYGFSALPAGFMWSSVSFELRGAVTSFWTASEDSSYRAWSLGLNVPNFDLGQSAKDYGRSLRCLKDSSSVTSSSSVVSSSSTSVPGSSSSVIPDSDRGSSSSSAKSSSSVASSSSAKSSSSVASSSSAKSSSSVASSSSMKAAWAYLNPNIDYGEFTDERDGQVYKTVKIGYQTWMAENLNYAYTGVKYNYDSYTSDSTSWCYENEASNCDKYGRLYTWSAVMDSAAQFSVNAGTKCGYGKTCTPNSPHRGICPEGWHVPTNEGYSSLLTYIYIDGSSFPGSLRSMNGWGGSENGTDMYGFSALPAGFMWSSVSFELRGAVTSFWTASEDSSYRAWSLGLNAPNFDLGQSAKDLGRSLRCLKD is encoded by the coding sequence ATGAATGGAAAAATTTTTGGAAATAGTTTGGTTAAGTTTGGCTTTGTAGCTTTTGCCCTGGCTTTGGGCCTTGTGGCCTGTGGCGACGGAGGCTCTACAAACGGACCGTCGAATAATCATGAGGGGGCAAATGTTTCTTCGGTTGAGTCTGAAGAAAATTTGCCCAGCTGTACAGAAAGCAGGGAAGGTTTCGTTAACTTTATTAATGGGACAAAGGAAGGTTTTGTTTGCAAGAATCGTAGGTGGGATCATTACGATATGATTGCTGACGTTGAAGAAAATCTGCCTGGCTGTACTGGCTCAAGAGAAGGCCTGTCAGCTTACCTTTATGAAGAAGACCGCGAGTTGAATTGCGTGGAAGGCTCCTGGGATGTTGTTGGCGAGGTTGCAAGCTCCTCTTCCAGTGTCACCCCGGGCACCGACCCGGGATCTAGCAGCTCTGTTGCAAGCAGTTCTTCTATGAAGGCTGTATGGGCCTACTTAAACCCCAAAATTGACTACGGTGAGTTTACTGATGAACGCGACGGCCAGGTGTACAAGACAGTCACCATTGGCACCCAGACCTGGATGGCGGAGAATTTGAACTATCGTTACGTAGGTGTGAAGTACGATTACGATGGTTACACTTCCGACTCCACCAGCTGGTGCTATGATGACAAGGCTTCCAACTGCGACAAGTACGGTCGCCTTTATACCTGGAGCGCCGTGATGGACAGCGCAGCCCAGTTCAGCGTAAATGCAGGAACCAAATGCGGCTACGGTAAGACCTGTACCCCCAATAGCCCCCACCGCGGCATTTGCCCAGAAGGCTGGCATGTGCCCACGAACGAGGGGTACAGCTCTCTGCTCACTTACATTTACATAGATGGATCCAGTTTTCCTGGATCGTTGAGATCCATGAACGGCTGGGGTGGCAGCGAAAATGGTACCGACATGTATGGGTTCTCGGCGCTCCCCGCCGGTTTCATGTGGAGCAGTGTCTCTTTCGAACTTCGGGGCGCCGTCACCTCCTTTTGGACAGCCTCTGAGGACTCTAGCTACAGAGCGTGGAGCCTGGGTCTAAATGTACCAAACTTCGATTTAGGCCAATCCGCCAAGGACTACGGTCGAAGTTTGCGTTGCCTCAAGGACTCAAGTTCCGTAACATCCTCTTCTTCTGTCGTAAGTAGTTCTTCCACCAGTGTTCCTGGCTCATCTTCCAGTGTCATCCCCGACTCCGATCGGGGATCTAGCAGCTCTTCTGCAAAGAGCAGCAGCTCTGTTGCGTCGTCCAGCTCCGCGAAGTCCTCGTCGTCGGTTGCAAGTAGTTCCTCCGCAAAGAGTAGCAGCTCTGTTGCAAGCAGTTCTTCTATGAAGGCTGCATGGGCCTACTTGAACCCAAATATTGACTACGGTGAGTTTACTGATGAACGCGACGGCCAAGTGTATAAAACAGTAAAAATTGGCTACCAAACCTGGATGGCGGAGAACCTGAATTACGCATACACCGGCGTGAAGTACAATTACGACAGTTACACCTCCGACTCCACCAGCTGGTGCTATGAAAATGAAGCTTCCAACTGCGACAAGTATGGTCGTCTTTACACCTGGAGCGCCGTGATGGACAGTGCTGCCCAGTTCAGCGTAAACGCAGGAACCAAATGCGGCTACGGTAAGACCTGTACCCCCAATAGCCCCCACCGCGGCATTTGCCCAGAAGGCTGGCATGTGCCCACGAACGAGGGGTACAGCTCTCTGCTCACTTACATTTACATAGATGGATCCAGTTTTCCTGGATCGTTGAGATCCATGAACGGCTGGGGTGGCAGCGAAAATGGTACCGACATGTATGGGTTCTCGGCGCTCCCCGCCGGTTTCATGTGGAGCAGTGTCTCTTTCGAACTTCGGGGCGCCGTCACCTCCTTTTGGACAGCCTCTGAGGACTCTAGCTACAGAGCGTGGAGCCTGGGTCTAAATGCACCAAACTTTGATTTAGGCCAATCCGCCAAGGACCTCGGTCGAAGTTTGCGTTGCCTCAAGGACTAA
- a CDS encoding tetratricopeptide repeat protein translates to MKKIVLLLTLLVVASFADKYDEAAYLLAEGSKLHDSGRYDEAIAKYKEADKLTPNDAFILYEISFSNYAKKNYKDAAEYGKQALSANNDPIFDGQIIGMLGSIYDLMGDQKTALKYFDDGYSRSPWNYMLSYNAGVTCNSVKNDSLARVWFLRSAENTKTHETTYASLMQNSAKLGLWIDLFAYGLYTKFITQKTEIKQQTVKLLHRIPKNMVSMDSVGKDGKKHISINLNPSNGSDVHMAFMLTIATTIAADSVGNHRLYEPDSNGEQQFHFMTTTSATAIKIFSEFEQKDYDSPLQSFYKGLAKEKLIDAFVNLCFADVDRPSFAQWRLKNDEDAQRFFTWYNETYLPEASKKNKEAYEKAVAESKALKDAEKAAQGKTEKPVPLKPPAKNTNGKPKGKYVPSTNAPPRSPATRG, encoded by the coding sequence ATGAAAAAGATTGTTCTACTGTTGACTTTGTTGGTGGTGGCTTCCTTTGCTGATAAATATGATGAAGCCGCATATTTACTGGCGGAGGGGAGTAAGTTACATGATTCTGGACGCTATGACGAGGCAATTGCCAAATATAAGGAAGCTGATAAGCTAACTCCTAATGACGCGTTTATTTTGTACGAAATTTCATTTAGCAACTACGCAAAGAAAAACTACAAGGACGCCGCAGAGTACGGAAAGCAGGCCTTGTCAGCAAATAATGATCCCATTTTCGATGGTCAGATTATTGGCATGCTGGGTTCCATTTACGACTTGATGGGCGACCAGAAAACAGCCCTTAAGTATTTCGATGATGGATACTCTCGTTCTCCTTGGAACTATATGCTGTCTTATAACGCAGGTGTTACTTGCAACAGTGTGAAAAATGATAGCCTGGCTCGGGTGTGGTTTCTGAGAAGTGCAGAAAATACTAAAACACATGAGACGACTTACGCCTCCTTGATGCAGAACAGCGCTAAACTTGGCCTATGGATAGACTTGTTTGCCTACGGTCTTTATACCAAGTTTATTACTCAGAAAACTGAAATTAAGCAGCAGACTGTAAAGCTTTTGCATCGAATTCCTAAAAATATGGTGTCAATGGACAGTGTAGGAAAAGATGGGAAAAAACACATTTCCATTAATTTGAATCCATCTAATGGATCTGATGTCCACATGGCTTTTATGCTGACAATTGCTACTACTATTGCTGCTGATTCTGTGGGAAATCATCGTCTGTACGAACCTGATTCTAATGGGGAACAACAGTTCCATTTCATGACCACCACTTCCGCCACTGCCATCAAGATCTTTTCGGAATTCGAACAGAAGGATTACGATAGCCCGTTGCAGTCTTTCTACAAGGGCTTGGCAAAGGAAAAACTTATTGACGCCTTTGTCAATCTTTGTTTTGCAGATGTGGACCGTCCTAGCTTTGCCCAGTGGCGCCTGAAGAACGATGAGGATGCTCAGCGCTTCTTTACTTGGTATAACGAAACCTATTTGCCGGAAGCTAGCAAAAAAAATAAGGAAGCCTATGAAAAAGCTGTGGCTGAGTCGAAGGCTTTGAAGGACGCAGAAAAAGCAGCGCAAGGAAAGACGGAAAAACCCGTTCCTTTAAAACCTCCTGCAAAAAATACTAATGGGAAGCCTAAGGGAAAGTATGTTCCTTCCACCAACGCACCTCCCAGAAGTCCTGCTACACGAGGCTAA
- a CDS encoding DNA gyrase/topoisomerase IV subunit A — MDEEQKTLGLSNVNHLEKLYNGWFLDYASYTILDRAVPYFEDGLKPVQRRILHTLFEMHDGSFHKVAGIVGDTMHYHPHGDASIYSALVNMGQKNLLIEPQGNWGNPLTGNEAAAPRYIEGKLSDFAVEVMFNPETTEWIPNYDGRSKEPVSLPAKFPIVLAQGVDGIAVGLSTTILPHNFKELCQASIDYLRGRKFQLFPDFFTGGIIDVSEYDDGRRGGRLKVRARIEKVDNKTLAIREIPFGTTTDSLIDSIVKANDKGKIKVKQIVDHTTENVEILVHLQPGTDPQVAIDALYAFTDCQTTLAANSCVIIDKKPKFSSTTELLKLSTDHTVHLLDWELSNQLKHLQDQWHMTSLEKIFIEHEVYEVIKQAKTHEEMVQLIDDGLKPYVRKLRREVTREEILKLAEIPVRRISRFDRKKADELLKELDAKIDEVNYNKEHLTDYAVNYFKNILKKYGEGRDRKTEIGEFGTVSAVHVALANQKLYVNRKEGFVGTGMKKEEYLFDVSEYDDLIVFKADGSFKVVKVSDKDFVGKDIILVEKFKKDDDRHIYNVIHQDGKEGTAYIKRFNVGGVTRDKDYFMGKGKPGSKILYLSSNLNGEAEVVEVTLKPRPRTKLNFEVDFSTVEVKGRGAIGNIVTKYPIKSIKRTKKGVSTLGARVLYFDAPSGIISTQKKGDRIGEFGEKDKILIVKENGTARVHDMADPILIGTGIKYIHKFDPAQVFTVLYFEGGNFNYMVKRFNLEGCPMTAEFSLISDHKDSQMIEFFATDDARQLMEYQVGREVQKEELDLTEIADVKGYKALGSKFTAKKVKRTSRISPADPFCDSVEDDGAEDDGDNDLFK, encoded by the coding sequence ATGGATGAAGAACAGAAAACACTAGGCCTCTCCAACGTAAATCATCTGGAAAAGCTGTATAACGGCTGGTTCCTGGACTACGCAAGCTACACCATCCTTGACCGTGCCGTGCCCTACTTCGAAGACGGCCTCAAGCCGGTGCAGCGCCGCATTCTGCACACCCTTTTCGAAATGCACGATGGCAGTTTCCACAAGGTGGCAGGTATCGTAGGTGATACCATGCATTACCACCCCCATGGCGACGCTTCTATCTACAGCGCCCTGGTGAACATGGGCCAGAAGAACCTGCTCATCGAGCCCCAGGGTAACTGGGGTAACCCTCTCACCGGTAACGAAGCTGCAGCTCCCCGTTACATCGAAGGTAAGCTTTCCGACTTCGCTGTAGAAGTGATGTTCAACCCGGAAACCACGGAATGGATCCCCAACTACGATGGTCGTTCCAAGGAACCGGTTTCCTTGCCCGCCAAGTTCCCCATTGTGCTTGCACAGGGCGTCGATGGTATTGCCGTGGGCCTTTCCACCACCATCCTCCCCCACAACTTCAAGGAACTTTGCCAAGCAAGCATCGACTACCTGCGCGGCCGTAAGTTCCAGCTTTTCCCGGACTTCTTTACCGGCGGCATCATCGACGTCAGCGAATACGACGACGGTCGTCGCGGCGGCCGCCTCAAGGTCCGCGCCCGCATCGAAAAGGTAGACAACAAGACTCTCGCCATTCGTGAAATTCCCTTCGGAACCACTACGGATAGCCTGATCGACTCCATCGTCAAGGCCAATGACAAGGGCAAGATCAAGGTGAAGCAGATTGTGGACCACACCACCGAAAACGTGGAAATCCTGGTTCATCTGCAGCCCGGTACCGACCCCCAGGTGGCAATCGATGCCCTCTATGCATTTACCGACTGCCAGACTACCTTGGCAGCCAACTCCTGCGTCATTATCGACAAGAAGCCCAAGTTCAGTAGCACTACCGAACTTCTGAAGCTTTCTACGGACCACACCGTTCACCTGCTGGACTGGGAACTGAGCAACCAGCTCAAGCACCTGCAGGACCAGTGGCACATGACCAGCCTTGAAAAGATCTTCATCGAGCACGAAGTCTATGAAGTGATCAAGCAGGCCAAGACCCACGAAGAAATGGTGCAGTTGATCGACGACGGTTTGAAGCCCTATGTGCGCAAGCTCCGTCGCGAAGTGACCCGTGAAGAAATTCTCAAGTTGGCAGAAATCCCCGTCCGCAGAATCAGCCGTTTCGACCGCAAGAAGGCCGACGAATTACTGAAGGAACTGGATGCAAAGATTGACGAAGTCAACTACAACAAGGAACATTTGACCGACTACGCCGTCAACTACTTCAAGAACATCCTCAAGAAGTATGGCGAAGGTCGCGACCGCAAGACCGAAATCGGCGAATTTGGCACCGTCAGCGCAGTCCATGTGGCTCTGGCCAACCAGAAGCTCTACGTGAACCGCAAGGAAGGCTTCGTCGGCACCGGCATGAAGAAGGAAGAATACCTCTTCGACGTGTCCGAATACGACGACCTTATCGTGTTCAAGGCCGATGGCAGTTTCAAGGTGGTCAAGGTCAGCGACAAGGACTTCGTCGGTAAAGACATTATCCTGGTTGAAAAGTTCAAGAAGGACGACGACCGCCATATCTATAACGTCATCCACCAGGATGGCAAGGAAGGCACCGCCTACATCAAGCGCTTCAACGTGGGTGGCGTTACCCGCGACAAGGACTACTTCATGGGCAAGGGCAAGCCGGGCAGCAAGATTCTTTACCTGTCCAGCAACCTGAACGGCGAAGCCGAAGTGGTGGAAGTCACCCTGAAGCCCCGCCCCCGTACCAAGCTGAACTTCGAAGTGGATTTCAGCACCGTGGAAGTGAAGGGCCGTGGCGCCATCGGCAATATCGTCACCAAGTACCCCATCAAGAGCATCAAGCGCACCAAGAAGGGCGTTAGCACCTTGGGCGCACGCGTGCTGTACTTCGACGCCCCCAGTGGCATCATCAGCACCCAGAAGAAGGGCGACCGCATCGGTGAATTCGGCGAAAAGGACAAGATCCTTATCGTGAAGGAAAACGGAACTGCACGAGTCCACGACATGGCCGACCCGATCTTGATCGGTACCGGCATCAAGTACATCCACAAGTTCGACCCCGCACAGGTCTTTACCGTTCTGTACTTCGAAGGCGGAAACTTCAACTACATGGTCAAGCGTTTCAACCTGGAAGGCTGCCCCATGACCGCTGAATTCAGCCTGATTTCCGACCACAAGGATTCCCAGATGATCGAGTTCTTCGCAACAGACGACGCTCGCCAGCTGATGGAATACCAGGTTGGCCGCGAAGTCCAGAAGGAAGAACTGGACCTGACCGAAATCGCCGACGTGAAGGGCTATAAGGCTCTGGGCAGCAAGTTCACCGCCAAGAAGGTGAAGCGCACCAGCCGAATCTCCCCCGCCGATCCCTTCTGCGATTCCGTAGAAGACGATGGCGCTGAAGATGACGGCGACAACGACCTGTTTAAATAA
- a CDS encoding type IIA DNA topoisomerase subunit B, producing MATVKYDESNIKTLDWYEHIRMRPGMYIGKLGDGQSPDDGIYVLAKEVIDNSIDEFAMGAGKKIEITMEDHACRVRDYGRGIPLEKVIDCVSKMNTGGKYDSEAFQKSVGMNGVGTKAVNALSTTFVVRSIRDGRVKKAEFSKGILVKDYKIEATNEKNGTEIYFVPDNDLFKNFRFLPAYMEEKIWNYAYLNTGLSLIMNDKTYVSPNGLLDLLHSRTDDTIRYDVIHCKSKDIEFAITHSNQEGEHYFSFVNGQHTTQGGTHQAAFREGVVKGIRDHFKKEFDASDVRNCIIGAISVRIQEPVFESQTKTKLGSTTTAPNGPALRSWIVDYVAKELDNYLHKNEAVAKAMLDRINQNEKLRKDLAGVKKLANERAKKANLNNKKLRDCSVHLTDAKNPLKNETMIFITEGNSASGTITTARNPKTQAVFSLRGKPLNSFGLSKKIVYENEEWNLLQAALNIENGLEDLRYDKVIIATDADVDGMHIRLLLMTFFLQFFPELVAEKHLYILQAPLFRVRHKKDKSKTFYCYDEEERDRAAKEITKKDLEITRFKGLGEMDSEDFKLLIGENMHLETVTMPTDASLGKMLEYYMGKNTQSRQDFIVENLRTEAVEEL from the coding sequence ATGGCTACTGTAAAATACGACGAAAGTAATATTAAGACATTGGATTGGTACGAACATATCCGCATGCGTCCGGGTATGTACATCGGTAAGCTGGGCGACGGCCAGAGCCCCGATGACGGTATCTACGTTCTCGCCAAGGAAGTGATCGACAACTCCATCGACGAATTCGCCATGGGTGCCGGCAAAAAAATCGAAATCACCATGGAAGACCACGCCTGCCGCGTCCGCGACTATGGCCGTGGCATCCCCCTGGAAAAGGTCATCGACTGCGTAAGCAAGATGAACACCGGCGGTAAATACGATTCCGAAGCCTTCCAGAAGTCCGTGGGTATGAACGGTGTGGGTACCAAGGCCGTAAACGCCCTCTCCACCACTTTCGTTGTCCGCAGTATTCGCGACGGTCGCGTGAAAAAGGCCGAATTCAGCAAGGGTATCCTAGTCAAGGACTACAAGATCGAGGCTACCAACGAAAAGAACGGTACCGAAATCTACTTCGTGCCCGACAACGACCTTTTCAAGAACTTCAGGTTCCTTCCGGCCTACATGGAAGAAAAAATCTGGAACTACGCTTACCTGAACACAGGCTTGTCCCTCATCATGAACGACAAGACCTACGTAAGCCCCAACGGTCTTTTGGACCTCTTGCACAGCCGTACCGACGATACCATCCGCTACGACGTCATCCACTGCAAGAGCAAGGATATCGAGTTCGCCATCACCCATTCCAACCAGGAAGGTGAACATTACTTTAGCTTCGTGAACGGCCAGCACACCACCCAGGGTGGTACTCATCAGGCAGCCTTCCGCGAAGGCGTGGTCAAGGGCATCCGCGACCATTTCAAGAAGGAATTCGACGCCAGCGACGTACGTAACTGCATTATCGGTGCCATTTCCGTGCGTATCCAGGAACCGGTTTTCGAATCCCAGACCAAGACCAAGCTGGGCAGCACCACTACCGCACCCAACGGCCCCGCACTTCGCTCCTGGATCGTGGACTACGTGGCCAAGGAACTGGACAACTACCTTCACAAGAACGAAGCCGTTGCCAAGGCAATGCTGGACCGCATCAACCAGAACGAAAAGCTCCGCAAGGACCTGGCTGGTGTAAAGAAGCTGGCCAACGAACGCGCCAAGAAGGCAAATCTTAACAACAAGAAGCTTCGTGACTGTTCCGTACACCTTACCGATGCAAAGAACCCGCTGAAGAACGAAACCATGATCTTCATTACCGAAGGTAACTCTGCATCCGGTACCATCACTACGGCACGTAACCCCAAGACCCAGGCAGTGTTCAGCCTTCGCGGTAAGCCGCTGAACAGTTTCGGCCTGAGCAAGAAGATTGTTTACGAAAACGAAGAATGGAACCTGCTGCAGGCAGCCTTGAACATCGAAAACGGTCTGGAAGACCTGCGTTACGACAAGGTGATTATCGCAACCGATGCTGACGTGGACGGTATGCACATCCGCCTGTTGCTCATGACCTTCTTCTTGCAGTTCTTCCCGGAACTGGTGGCAGAAAAGCACCTGTACATTCTGCAGGCTCCCCTGTTCCGCGTCCGCCATAAGAAGGACAAGTCCAAGACCTTCTACTGCTACGACGAAGAGGAACGCGACCGCGCCGCCAAGGAAATCACCAAGAAGGACCTGGAAATCACACGATTCAAAGGTCTTGGCGAAATGGACTCCGAAGACTTTAAGCTTCTGATCGGCGAAAACATGCACCTGGAAACAGTGACCATGCCTACCGACGCTTCCCTGGGTAAAATGCTTGAATATTACATGGGCAAGAACACCCAGAGCCGTCAGGACTTTATTGTTGAAAACCTTAGAACTGAAGCCGTTGAGGAGCTGTAA
- a CDS encoding carbohydrate binding domain-containing protein → MLGKKFATGIVSALLVAVSGCFSVAAADNLTVDGTTRNMQVYAPAGIEKNRPLIIQMHGMNQDASYQRNAAKWEPIADTARFVVVFPNGINKGWDLGGTKDLNFLKAIINDMYTRYGIDKKRVYVSGFSMGGMMSYYAATKMADQIAAIAPCSGYPLGGGTPSGSRPMPIIHTHGTTDDVVNYNGGVSNLKNWVNYEKCNTNSTKYSQYPVGKASSAASLEVWTGCQGGSEIRLMTIAGKGHWYSMDLASVNTSDEIWNFVKRFSLDGATGEGAPVTPAIVVPTNRDSIFNGGFDSTDVAWDLQLHSAKAVGEIKNGKYVMDIASVGDQPYSVQLIQHDLHLEKNQWYEVSFEASADAARKLEVNVEQHESPWDSYLKEKGNFDIGTEAKTYKLQFQMTAATDTNSRLSFNAGTSEGRLTLDNVSIKKIEAPAVQEPVCESADCEDPKTQSIGAQLNLMDGAMRTYDVFSLSGARLGQVKASNMYGVRAQVKLITQRAGVYLVKTKGMAAYKISVK, encoded by the coding sequence ATGTTGGGCAAAAAGTTTGCTACGGGCATAGTGTCCGCACTTTTGGTGGCTGTTTCTGGATGTTTCTCCGTGGCGGCCGCAGATAATCTCACTGTAGATGGTACCACCAGAAATATGCAGGTGTACGCTCCGGCTGGTATCGAGAAAAACCGTCCCCTCATTATTCAGATGCATGGCATGAACCAGGATGCCTCCTACCAGAGGAATGCTGCCAAGTGGGAGCCTATTGCAGATACCGCCCGTTTCGTGGTGGTTTTCCCCAATGGAATTAACAAGGGCTGGGACCTGGGTGGAACCAAGGACCTGAATTTCTTGAAGGCCATCATTAACGATATGTATACCCGTTATGGAATCGACAAGAAGCGCGTTTATGTTTCGGGCTTTTCCATGGGTGGCATGATGAGTTACTACGCTGCAACCAAGATGGCCGACCAGATTGCAGCCATCGCACCTTGCTCCGGTTATCCCCTGGGCGGAGGAACTCCTTCCGGCAGCCGCCCCATGCCTATTATCCATACCCACGGTACTACTGACGACGTGGTAAATTATAATGGCGGCGTAAGCAATTTGAAGAACTGGGTGAACTACGAAAAGTGCAACACCAATTCTACCAAGTATTCCCAGTATCCGGTAGGCAAGGCTTCTTCTGCTGCATCTCTTGAAGTGTGGACGGGTTGCCAGGGCGGTAGCGAAATCCGCCTCATGACCATTGCAGGCAAGGGCCACTGGTATTCCATGGACTTGGCCAGCGTCAATACTTCCGATGAAATCTGGAACTTTGTGAAGCGATTCTCCCTGGATGGCGCTACTGGTGAAGGTGCTCCTGTTACTCCGGCTATTGTTGTGCCGACTAACCGCGATTCCATTTTCAATGGTGGCTTTGATTCTACCGATGTGGCCTGGGACTTGCAGCTGCATAGTGCTAAGGCCGTGGGCGAAATCAAGAATGGCAAGTATGTAATGGACATTGCCTCTGTTGGTGACCAACCTTATTCTGTGCAGTTAATTCAGCATGACCTGCATCTTGAAAAGAATCAGTGGTACGAAGTAAGTTTTGAAGCTAGCGCTGATGCTGCCCGCAAGCTTGAAGTCAACGTGGAACAGCATGAATCTCCGTGGGATAGCTACCTGAAGGAAAAGGGCAACTTCGATATTGGTACTGAAGCTAAGACTTATAAGCTGCAGTTCCAGATGACTGCTGCCACAGATACCAATAGCCGACTGAGCTTTAACGCCGGTACATCAGAAGGCAGGCTTACCTTGGATAACGTTTCTATCAAAAAGATTGAAGCTCCCGCAGTTCAGGAGCCGGTTTGTGAAAGCGCAGATTGTGAAGATCCGAAAACGCAGTCTATCGGTGCTCAGTTGAACCTGATGGACGGCGCAATGCGAACTTATGACGTGTTTAGCCTTTCTGGCGCCCGTTTAGGACAAGTGAAGGCTTCCAATATGTACGGCGTTCGCGCTCAAGTGAAGCTGATTACTCAGAGGGCTGGTGTCTACTTGGTGAAAACCAAGGGGATGGCTGCCTATAAAATCTCGGTGAAGTAA
- a CDS encoding histidine phosphatase family protein: protein MKKCVLWTALLSLVVLLSACEDATSASENSSQNYVSRVDTLVVKDTLVLKDVKYVYDTLVKIDTIHEVKTLVQMDTLVVLDTLIFKDTLVTKDTVYSKDTVVQIDTLYLNSSVYQGPAHDAVGYFVRIRDVLSGLRTNEKVVFFIRHSARTDDTSINGELTDKGKSQARELGQGLKVYGDFAFISSNFKRAAETCRYIAEGKEQGNFSLQQYANLTDSWYVKDTDLLAKYKSENNNQGGWPVFSRWAFTSRYSDAFKDIDEASQELMDSYLVLDYEDMPKYTIAVSHDQLLVPFVAWATNRLVDLRYYETNKWLNYMSGVAMVVNETGHVRYIPVYPGVTDLYSGTM from the coding sequence ATGAAAAAATGCGTTCTATGGACCGCGTTGCTTTCGCTTGTGGTTTTGCTTTCCGCCTGTGAAGACGCTACAAGTGCTAGCGAAAATTCATCCCAGAATTATGTGAGCCGGGTGGATACCTTGGTTGTCAAGGACACTTTGGTGCTTAAGGATGTCAAGTACGTCTATGACACCTTGGTGAAAATTGATACTATTCATGAAGTGAAAACCTTGGTTCAGATGGATACCTTGGTGGTTCTGGATACGTTGATCTTCAAGGATACCCTGGTAACGAAGGATACTGTTTATTCTAAAGATACGGTTGTTCAAATTGACACCCTTTATTTGAATAGCTCAGTGTATCAGGGCCCAGCCCATGATGCCGTAGGCTACTTTGTCCGCATCCGTGATGTTTTGTCTGGCCTGAGGACGAATGAAAAGGTTGTTTTCTTTATCCGCCATTCCGCTCGTACAGATGACACCAGCATCAATGGCGAACTGACGGACAAGGGCAAGAGCCAAGCTCGAGAACTGGGCCAAGGCTTGAAGGTCTATGGCGATTTTGCCTTTATCAGTTCAAATTTCAAACGAGCTGCGGAAACTTGCCGCTATATCGCGGAGGGCAAGGAACAGGGAAACTTCTCGCTACAACAGTATGCTAATTTGACGGATTCCTGGTATGTGAAGGATACTGATCTTTTGGCTAAGTACAAGTCCGAAAACAATAATCAGGGTGGCTGGCCTGTGTTCTCGCGCTGGGCATTTACTTCCAGATATTCTGACGCGTTCAAGGATATTGACGAGGCTAGCCAGGAACTGATGGACTCTTATTTGGTCCTGGATTACGAAGATATGCCCAAGTACACCATCGCGGTTTCCCATGACCAGCTGCTGGTTCCTTTTGTCGCCTGGGCAACGAATCGTCTGGTGGATTTGCGCTACTATGAAACGAATAAGTGGCTTAATTACATGTCGGGCGTGGCCATGGTCGTGAACGAAACGGGTCATGTCCGCTATATCCCGGTTTACCCTGGTGTGACGGATTTGTATTCCGGAACGATGTAA